A genomic segment from Aegilops tauschii subsp. strangulata cultivar AL8/78 chromosome 1, Aet v6.0, whole genome shotgun sequence encodes:
- the LOC109779367 gene encoding uncharacterized protein, which produces MAIAETAAAVATTTTTSDTAPMSPASAKAGAAIGPATGATRRGWLRRLVPREYLPRSRRWKTRGAGAPGAAEAANGGGAAGPSSYRRLASSLSRSFRWKRMPALPSLSLRAGSASAALDEFLEPGVVYYKSSKIANQIAVAGAVVGLGESLAFAGAAGLDERLFLGAVSKGAAGSRVMDIFGERALSRDFTSGGAVRYIIKDLGMALEVGDGQEEDEVNVLPGSALYRQMFSAMAANGDGELCLQGLITVVERLNGIRNALLQSPYLFHSHKPSAARMAAPGSLGLLQAPSFAAAKCRPVTATSRGAARAVFAVRASAASAATKDAVLRPFRENRALKIISGLQNFDRSNVASVVTAADKGGATHVDIACDQDLVKLARELTNLPICVSSVDPSSFQSAVEAGAQMIEIGNYDSFYDAGIEFSSEQILNLTRETRKILPDITLSVTVPHTLSLPDQMRLAELLEEEGADIIQTEGGKCSNPTKPGVLGLIEKATPTLAAAYSISRAVSIPVMCASGLSSVTAPMAVTAGAAGVGVGSAINKLNDVVAMIAEVRSIAEALGTTASRNVSEDLRRVHN; this is translated from the exons ATGGCCATCGCCGAGACGGCAGCGGCggtggcgacgacgacgacgacgtcCGACACAGCGCCCATGTCCCCGGCCTCTGCGAAGGCCGGGGCGGCGATCGGTCCGGCGACGGGCGCGACGCGGCGCGGGTGGCTGCGCCGGCTCGTGCCGCGGGAGTACCTGCCCCGTAGCCGCCGGTGGAAGACCCGCGGCGCCGGCGCCCCCGGTGCTGCTGAGGCCGCGAATGGGGGCGGCGCGGCGGGGCCGTCTTCGTACCGGAGGCTGGCGTCGTCGCTGTCGCGGTCGTTCCGGTGGAAGCGGATGCCGGCGCTCCCGTCCCTCAGCCTGCGCGCCGGCTCGGCGTCGGCGGCGCTGGACGAG TTTTTGGAGCCGGGAGTTGTTTATTACAAG AGCAGCAAGATCGCGAACCAGATCGCGGTGGCGGGCGCGGTGGTCGGCCTCGGCGAGTCCCTGGCCTTCGCCGGCGCCGCCGGGCTGGACGAGCGGCTGTTCCTCGGCGCGGTGTCCAAGGGCGCCGCGGGGTCGCGCGTGATGGACATCTTCGGCGAGCGCGCGCTGAGCCGCGACTTCACGTCCGGGGGCGCCGTGCGGTACATCATCAAGGACCTCGGCATGGCGCTGGAGGTCGGCGACGGCCAGGAGGAGGATGAGGTCAACGTGCTGCCAGGGTCGGCGCTGTACCGGCAGATGTTCTCGGCCATGGCGGCGAACGGCGACGGCGAGCTGTGCCTGCAGGGACTGATCACCGTCGTCGAGCGCCTGAACGGCATCCGCAA TGCACTGCTTCAGTCTCCTTATCTCTTTCACTCCCACAAACCTTCAGCAGCAAGAATGGCAGCGCCGGGCTCGCTAGGACTTCTCCAGGCGCCGTCCTTCGCCGCGGCCAAGTGCCGTCCGGTGACGGCCACGAGCCGGGGAGCGGCACGAGCCGTGTTCGCCGTCCGCGCCTCGGCAGCTTCTGCGGCCACCAAGGACGCAGTTCTCAGGCCCTTCCGTGAGAACAGGGCTCTCAAG ATCATTTCGGGGCTTCAGAACTTCGACAGGTCCAATGTCGCGTCTGTCGTCACGGCTGCGGATAAG GGAGGTGCTACCCATGTTGATATAGCATGTGACCAGGACTTGGTAAAGCTTGCGCGGGAGCTTACTAACCTTCCG ATATGTGTATCGTCTGTTGACCCTTCATCATTCCAATCTGCGGTAGAAGCTGGTGCGCAAATG ATTGAGATTGGAAACTATGATTCCTTTTACGATGCAGGCATCGAATTCTCTTCTGAGCAa ATACTGAACTTGACAAGGGAGACAAGGAAGATACTTCCAGACATCACATTGTCAGTAACAGTTCCTCACACTCTGAGCCTCCCAGATCAG ATGAGACTTGCAGAGCTACTTGAAGAGGAAGGTGCCGATATCATCCAGACTGAAGGCGGGAAGTGTTCTAATCCGACAAAGCCTGGGGTGCTTGGCCTAATTGAAAAG GCAACACCAACATTGGCAGCCGCATACTCCATCTCCAGAGCCGTCAGCATACCGGTGATGTGCGCGTCGGGGCTAAGTTCAGTTACTGCACCAATGGCAGTAACCGCAGGAGCTGCCGGCGTG GGAGTTGGCTCTGCGATTAACAAGCTCAACGACGTCGTCGCGATGATCGCCGAGGTGAGGAGCATCGCAGAGGCTCTGGGGACGACGGCTTCGAGGAATGTGTCCGAGGACCTGAGAAGAGTTCACAATTAG